A DNA window from Mus caroli chromosome 8, CAROLI_EIJ_v1.1, whole genome shotgun sequence contains the following coding sequences:
- the LOC115031761 gene encoding uncharacterized protein LOC115031761 produces MANGGRSSRSASGPLVSPPYPYSGGVWKAGVRLSGPSTDPRALLAVVRVVLVDRLPIFPEPGNVGWWRCISFPSGVCTRALLLAGLEVLLDRSRFCPLGARF; encoded by the coding sequence ATGGCGAATGGCGGCCGCTCTTCTCGTTCTGCCAGCGGGCCCCTCGTCTCTCCACCCTATCCGTATTCCGGTGGTGTATGGAAGGCAGGGGTGCGGCTCTCCGGCCCGAGCACTGACCCGCGCGCACTTCTCGCAGTGGTTCGCGTGGTCCTCGTGGATCGCTTGCCCATCTTCCCCGAGCCGGGGAATGTTGGCTGGTGGCGATGCATATCCTTCCCGTCTGGTGTGTGCACGCGTGCTCTGCTTCTTGCAGGCCTCGAGGTGCTCCTGGATCGTTCCAGGTTTTGCCCCCTAGGTGCCCGCTTCTGA